Genomic segment of Coffea arabica cultivar ET-39 chromosome 1e, Coffea Arabica ET-39 HiFi, whole genome shotgun sequence:
aactaaatttgaccgatgtgaatatgtaagaaacataaaattacacttttaaaaatgaagggcgaaaaaaatcattttacaaaatataagagacgttttgaacaattttcGCTATAATTAACATATAAGACCTTCGGCACTCATTAGCGAAATCCTTTAAAATTGAGACGCTCGTTAGCCAAATCATTTGAAATTTTACCACAAATAATTAATTTTCCGATAAAAGTCCGAAACAAATTATGTTCTAATATAAATAACATAACTACAGGTCGCTTAcccaaaaataaaggaaaaaaaaagaaaagaaaggggtgTTTTACAAGGAACTACAATTAACATTTTACGAGAACCAGGAGGCCCAAAAATTCTAGCATTTATAAtatacaaaaaaagaaaaagaaaaaagaagatgaCCATGGTTCTTGATATTGTTCTATTTCCACACAGCTCTGGGACAACGAGGAGCAGTTGGAAGTGATTAACACGGGCTAGAGGAAGGAGAATCCAACGATATATAGTATTGAGAATCATCATCCCAGAATCATCTATAGCATCCCTGATCCAAGAAATCACCGTTTCCGGCAGGACGGTAGGGTAATGCCACCACAAGCAGCAGCAATTATTATGTACAGCAGTATTACGATCAAGCACGTCAACAAAGCCCTgcataaatgttataggttcCTATCCGTCAGTTCAAAGAGCCAGATTGCTTTAAACCTATGAGAAAATTTGACGGAATGCTCCGTTGCTGAGAACATAAAGGTAAAGAAACTATAAACTAAAGAAAGagagaagcaaaagaaaaaaaattatcgaTAATAAATCTAAAAGGCTGTCGAAAATTCCCAACTTTATGATGAAGCcaacaaagaaaaagacatTTTCCAGTTGCAGTAAACGAGCAGCAGCTAAGGAAAAGAAGACGCTAGGATGCGTAGATAAGATTAGTTGTTCAATAGTTTTTTGCCAGCAATTATTCTGGCTATTTTTAAGATTTTGAAACAAGAATGCTCCCCTTGGTTTCAGTTTTCTACTGGTCATTTTTCTCATAACCACGAGTCAATTAACAATATCTAATTTACTCTATAACCTAAATTCAACTAAAGTTGTCATTCATGCAAAAGCAAAAACTGAATGATAACTTGCTGAGCATGCTGTTGAACTGAATTGATTAAGAATGCCACAATTAACTTCAAGCTAAAGTCTacattgaataaattatcatCCTACATGAGTCGAAGTTACTTTTTCCCTTCTAATTGTAGAACGAGGCTACGATACTCACAGGAGTTTGGCATTCTTCATCCAAAGAGCTCGACGAAGACGCTTTGACTGTTTCCTGAAGTGAAATGCACTATCTTGCATTGTTGCTGTTTTatcaacaagaagttcaatgcggTCACCTCTTTCAAGTATCTTCTCAATGTTATCCACCATTATTGTGCGTATCTAGAGATCAGGTTAAAGATCAAACAAGAATATtacctaaaagaaaaaaagactgTGCAAAGTAAGAGAATAATGCTCAATGACAGTTACAACCAGCAGACAGAAAACTGTCACAAGTTCCTATTTCACTCAATAGATAGTAAGCCAATCATCACCAATCAACTTTTATCTCTAAATTCTCATCTCCTATACAACTAACCTATGCACATGCACGCACAAATTTTCATCAAGGAAACAGTAAATTTCCAAGTTACGCTTGGAAGTTTTCTAGACAATGATATCACAGATCTATTTGGGCTTGCTTAAAAGGTCATAAAAGTCATAAAACACATGGAGCTTTTGTCCCATGCTCTAGCATTTCCACCTCACACTATGTGGTAAAACGCCTCGCTGCAAACCTTCTCCTTGCCAATTAGATCACTCAAAACTACAACTCTTGTCATTATATTTCTCTTGAGCTTGTTTCAACTCAAAAACTTGCCCGCCACAAATTACATTGGCTATATCAAGGGATTGAAAAGTAGCTATTTGATAAACTTGTAGAAGCATGTTTTAAGGGCGAAAGCGAATACTAATACTGTGACTCTTCCTCAAAATATAAAAGCAAAAACGACAAAAAAAGGTGGAGATGGAGGGACCCAAAAGGAGGGGGTAGGACCTTTTTAGATACTACAAGAATACTTATCCTCAAACCAATTCTGTGCGTAAAACTTAAAAAATTGACCACAGAATACATAGTTATTACTTCGAGACAAATTTAAGGTATTCTAGCCGGGAACTAATATTTATGCTCCAAAAAAGTCCTTATTGGCGCTCCACTGTCTTTTCAATAAATGTGAACAGACAAAACTGCCAACCGCAGATATCTATCATATTAGGTAAGTTGTCGGATTTATTAGGAAAGTTCCTAAAAGTTCTAAAGTTCTACAACTAGTTAAATTTTCTATTTAGAATATGGAATTACGAGTTTTAGGAAGCTTTATGGTGTACAAATAGTTATGTTATTCTAGGTACAGAGAATTTGATGAATGAAGATTGAGATTTTGTTTTATTAGTTGCTCTGTTCTTCCCCTTAAATTATTTTCCTCCTCCCATCTTTTCTTACCACATTACTGTTCATGGGTACTTTTCACGGCCCCTAAACAGGCCACGATCCCCTCATTCTTCTGCTAGTGCTAGTAAGGCAAGATCTTACTTGTCCTTACATCAATTTAAAGTCTGAATCTCAATATGAGTCTGTCGGGACATGTTACTAGAAGCATCAGCATCCACAGTATGCCCTATCCAAATCAACAGCTCCAATCAACTCAAAGCTTTAAATTAATGAAGACAGAAAGCAAATTTGCAGCACTTCACTGGGAGACTCTTGAATATTCCCCCCATTCCATGATTGAGAAGTGAATACAAAAAGACAAGACCTTTTGCAAAGTAACATGCATGTTGCCCGATACATCCAAAAGAGATGGAGAAGTAAATGCAAACAGCAAACAAGAAAATGCGATTGTCTTGTTCTCTCTTGTACATTTCCTTAAAGTGTTTCCTAATGTCTAAATGAGTACTCCTGATGAACAGCTAGAAACAAGAATAACAGACCTTTTATTAAAAGTAATTAGATTTAAACTTAGGCAACTTATTGCTACATGTCCAACACAGGATGGAaaaccaacatccaaatcaccAAATAAAACATGCACTCCAAAAATGACAAAACAGCTTTTTATataatttctgttttcatattaCCCCATGTAAGGTAAAAGAAAAATACTTGCCTCACTAACTTCACCCCTAACACGGTGGAGGGTATCAGCACTAGGATTACTTGAGAAAAACTCCATTTGTTGATGCAAGACTCTTGAGAATTCATCATTCATAGCATAAGCAGGTGCATAAGGTGCCACTTTGCCATAGTTCTTCATGAATCTCATATGTATATCCTCTAAGTATGAGAATGGTATCCTTCCTGGGTCAAATATGcattaaaatttcaaatcagAACTTAGAAAACTTTACATAGCCTACACATAGTACCAATGTAGAAGTGTGATTTAGCAGAAAAAAAGTAAGCAAAAATGAGGAAATGATACCTAGAGACACTAACTTAAATAGCGTGTAGGCATTAAGAATTCAAGATATGCAACATTAACTAGAAAGGAAAATTATGCTTTTAGAAGCTTTATATAAAAGCAAAATAGCGTAATGTAGGCATTAAGAATTCAAGATATACAACATTAACTAGAAAGGAAAATTATGCTTTTAGAAGctttaaataaaagcaaaatcacatatatttgTGTCCACACAAAGCATGGCGATGACTAAGCTTTCCGTCCATATTTTCACCACCTCCTCGACCCAAtgatccattctttttttttttaatagtataACATACACAAAGGGCTTAATCCGAAAGGACCCCAGAAAGCTAaagtcttttctttttcacacCTCATACTATCAGGAAGTCTCAAAATGCAAGTTTCAAGCTCGATCAAGATATTGCACTTTAATCACGAGTACGCATTTAATCTGAAACTTCCAAATATTGAAAACCCCACCTCAGCAGCACTTAATCGACCCTCAGAACATATCACACAAGAAGCAGTCTGTGCACAAAAGATAAATATCTATGGCCTAATCTATACATAATCATCATCCAATCctacaaaaagaaaattagctgCTGCTAAATGTTgtacatataaaaaaaaatcccaccTTTTTcaataaacaaaaagaaatgaCTCCAGAATTTCCAATTTAATTTTGCAACTCCGTCAACAAATAATACCTCTATCATCAATATCCTACTGAAAACAATAGTTATCCAGTCAAAAAAGAAAACGAGAATTTATGAATTTAAGACCTTAATCCAGGAAAAATGAATTtcttattaaagaaaaaagtcaaACCCTCAGAAACTACACAGAAAAGGGAACTTTATAAACATACTTCCGAAGGTATCATTAGCCATACAGAGAAAAGTCAGGCCATCAGATTTGAGAATATGGAAAATATATCGATCCTGAGAGAAGCAGAGTCTCGACTCGGCCTCCAACGGCAGCTTCTCCAATATCCGCCGCACAACTGCTCCGGCGTTCCCCGTGACAGCGCTGAACTCCGCGAGCACGGTAGTCCCCCGAGCCACCACCGCATAGACTATCGCCATCAAAGTAGCCCGTCCTCGTTACCTACTACTCAATAAACGTATATGTAAACTTAAGTATATGTATCTATATGGTATAATTTACATACATATACATGGAAATTGAGgtttgattagggttttgaatttggGTTTGAGGAAGTTAGTTGGGACAGTGAAGATCGGGGGATGGTGTCCACCGGCTGCTGTAAGTCCACGCCTCCACGGGCTAGTCAGTGTTCTATTTCTACTACATccaataatttattatttttggaattCACTTGATACGTTCctcacaaagaaaaaaaaaaaattcacttgataCGCTTTGTTGTGGCCGgtttttatttggaaaattgGGATTCGtgtcttaacttcgaagttcgaACAAATGGTGTCAATTGGGATCTACGAGCTGGATTTTAACAAACCTAATTTCAATTCAAAAAACACTAGGGCTTTATTGGAATTCATGTCTTAATTTGGAATTAAGAGTGTCAATCGGGCTCTATGAATTGGGTTTTGAGAAGCCTAATCTcagttaaaaaataaatgaaacttttgAGTTTTCGAGTTCGGGGCTAGGTTAGAATAGTCAAACTCGACTCATCATTTAATATGAGTTTCGGTCTTATATTATTTTCGACTCAAACTCATAATTAactatataattatatataatatattaatatttataaatttgtatataatttattaatattttaatCTTATAATATgtgtaattatatatatatatcatttaatatgcaattatatatattgtatttttAATTATACATATGAGCAGGTTAGGCCTTAATCAGGCTTGAACATAATGATGCCCAAACTCGACCCATATTTAACTTGGGCCTATTATATATATCTAAACTTTACTTGATTTTATgctttagaaaaaagaaaaaaaactctaCTTGATTCTATTAAATATAAGACTCATTGGACTTTCTATGGATTGAACAAGGTGAGCATGGGCTAGCCCAACCCATTGATAACCCTAACTTTGAACCCTTGATTATTGTGCATTTAAGTTTTACTTaagattttttttggttctttacATGTATTAAAACTAATCAAtttgtctattttgaataaaaatgaaaaagattaaaaatgtATATACATGACTATAGTAACACAATTGTAGGTGTACGTTCTCTGTTTACAATAGCGTGAATGTGCCAAAACCTTGAGTGTTTTTACACCTTAATGAGCTAAGCAATTAGGATAATTACTATATGCTCTGTTTGGATTTaggcttttttgaaaaataattttttcatctacaatgctacagtaatacacaaacaaaaacaatttcaaaaacaccatattcatacaatatatcaaaaacaactccaaatataccAAAAAAATACACAACTACCCATCACTCTCCACCACCACAACCACCACCTTACCGCCACCATCCCCATACCCACGaccctctctcctttctctctctgttggtttttcctccctctctcctcctctctttccttctccttccttcttttttctttccctttccccACCCCCCAATTTCCTTCTCCTCGACTGACTGCAACCTTCTTAGTCACGATCAAATCTGATCGCGATCAGAAACCGCGACCAAGATGGTCGTGATTAGAGTGGTGGCTAAAGTCGCTGCCATCACCTGCGAGTGGGAGAAGGGTTTGGGGTTAggaggaaggaggaggagggaggagaagggaggtggaggaggaggaggggggaGGAAATAGAGGGgaggaggagagaaagagaaaggagaCAGGGGGGGGAAAATGGAGGGAATAGTGGTGGGTcatgtaaaattttaaaaaaaaatattccaaaaaaattgtaaattataaaaatactcaaaaatatattttaaaaatacctttaaaaacaattcaaaaaatatttacagtaaaagtttttcatatacacagttacagtaaagtttttgaaaaacacctccaaacagctaatccaaacaccTCCAAAAACAGCTACAGTAATGTTTTATGTAGTGTGTCTAAGTTGAAGTTTAGACCCAATTAGCAGGATTAGTAGGCAACATAAGTTGAAgatgaaacaaaaaattaaaattaggaAGCCAAAAATGTATGTTTGGATAAAAGATTatctgaaataaaaattggaatgACATTGTGatttattttttgtaatatGATAAATGTAAGGTAAAAAGGTAATTagacacactttttttttttttggaaatggtATTTGGACTCCTACCATTTGTTATATCATATAGTCTAATCGATGAAaactatatgataaaaatgatagTGGGAGTGCAAATAACAAAAAGGGGAGTATAAATaacattttcctcttttttttcaaataatgtttccaaacaaaatttttgcGAATTAGTCCACAATTTTTTGGTTATGTGTTGAATAGGtccttcaagttttttttttttccaatttgtaGTTGACCACCCTTGTATTATGGATTTATCACGGCACTACCTTTCCCTTTGCATAATTGCATTAGCCAACTCTAACGGttcaattgtttttttttctcttttttccttttcatcccTCTGTcctttccatttctttttcctttcttttttgtttgtacTTGTCCATTCTTTTGTATCGCCActtatttcatttctttttttgttaGCAATTTCTGTTTCTTCTTATGCTACCTAGTAGCTAAGTTTCTCCTTTTCGTAAAACTTACTTTTTAATATGAAGAATTGATTCATCATCAACCTATATATTGAAGTAATGAATTATCAATTGAAGATGTGATCTTTAACCGGTACATATTGTATTTATAGCTATTTgatcaaattatttattttcaatGTTGCAATTTAGGTACATTTAGAAGAAATCGAATTGTTTTATTGGATGCCTTCAAATATAAAGTATTTTTGCTAATTACATTTAAGTGTGTACTAGAAGCATTTCGCCCAGAGTGCCTTGGTTTGATAACTAAgattgagattttaaaaattagagTTCCTGAGTTTAAATTCTCTTCATCATTTCCGCTTCTTAAATATCACTCCTTCtttgtaagaaaaaaaaaagctctctGTATCACGTGTTAAAGACTTTcaaaaggaaagagaagaaagaagaaaaatgtccAAATGTTAGGACCGGGTTTCTAAAGAAATGGAAGGGGTAAATTGAAAGATCGAAAAGTGCAATATTATCATTTCTAATAAACCCCTTCGGCCAACTAAGAATGATTAAGAAAACTTGATCAATTCTAGAATCATTCAATTGGAGAAAACTAAGCTGATCAGTCATCCTATCGTATGGTTAAAGTTCGAACCACCCGCTTGCTTGGATTTGCCATCGTCAATGGGAATCAAGGGGCAATGATGCCCATACATAATTTTTGGTTTAGTGGTCATTAGGGGGCATTCGGTTTGAGGGTGTGGGAATCAAGAT
This window contains:
- the LOC113705688 gene encoding vesicle-associated membrane protein 714, which gives rise to MAIVYAVVARGTTVLAEFSAVTGNAGAVVRRILEKLPLEAESRLCFSQDRYIFHILKSDGLTFLCMANDTFGRRIPFSYLEDIHMRFMKNYGKVAPYAPAYAMNDEFSRVLHQQMEFFSSNPSADTLHRVRGEVSEIRTIMVDNIEKILERGDRIELLVDKTATMQDSAFHFRKQSKRLRRALWMKNAKLLALLTCLIVILLYIIIAAACGGITLPSCRKR